From a region of the Nothobranchius furzeri strain GRZ-AD chromosome 12, NfurGRZ-RIMD1, whole genome shotgun sequence genome:
- the LOC107376304 gene encoding transmembrane protein 184B isoform X2, with product MNQLWWRVKRLSERSGSDSPSGSLVTMAPHGSNSSLAPVDPVVRPEEPIFLMTSTAQTISGFFVWTALLITCHQIYMHLHYYSSPNEQRHIVRILFIVPIYAFDSWLSLLFFTNEEYYVYFDTVRDCYEAFVIYNFLSLCYEYLGGESAIMAEIRGKAIESSCLYGTCCLWGKTYSIGFLRFCKQATLQFCVVKPLMAMITVILQACGKYRDGDFNVASGYLYVTIIYNISVSLSLYALFLFYFATRELLVPYNPVLKFFMVKSVIFLSFWQGMLLAILEKCGAIPQIKSADFSVGEGTVAAGYQNFIICIEMFFAAVALRHAFTYKVYMDKRLDSYGHCAPMKSISSSLKETMNPGDMVQDAIHNFSPAYQQYTQQSTLERSGGPSLSRSHSNLSACGDNEKTLLLSSDDEF from the exons ATGAATCAGCTTTGGTGGCGAGTCAAGCGCCTCTCGGAGAGGTCAGGGAGCGACTCTCCCAGCGGGTCCCTGGTCACCATGGCCCCACACGGGTCCAACTCCTCCTTGGCACCGGTCGACCCGGTGGTCAGGCCAGAGGAGCCCATATTCCTCATGACATCCACTGCCCAAACGATCTCTGGGTTTTTTGTTTGGACTGCCCTTCTGATCACCTGTCACCAG ATCTACATGCACCTCCATTACTACAGCTCTCCCAACGAGCAGAGGCACATCGTCAGGATCCTCTTCATAGTCCCCATCTATGCCTTCGACTCCTGGCTCAGCCTCCTCTTCTTCACCAACGAGGAGTACTACGTGTACTTTGACACAGTTCGAGACTGCTACGAAG CCTTTGTCATCTACAACTTCCTGAGTCTGTGTTACGAGTATCTGGGAGGAGAGAGCGCCATCATGGCGGAAATCCGAGGGAAAGCCATCGA ATCGAGCTGCTTGTATGGAACCTGTTGTCTGTGGGGAAAGACCTACTCCATCGGCTTTCTCAGGTTTTGCAAACAG GCcaccctccagttctgtgtggtCAAACCTCTGATGGCGATGATCACCGTCATTCTTCAGGCCTGTGGGAAGTACAGAGACGGAGACTTTAA CGTGGCTAGCGGCTACCTGTATGTCACCATCATCTACAACATCTCTGTCAGCTTGTCGCTCTACGCTCTCTTCCTCTTCTACTTTGCTACACGAGAGCTGCTCGTCCCGTACAACCCTGTACTCAAGTTCTTCATGGTCAAGTCGGTCATCTTTCTTTCCTTCTGGCAGG GGATGCTGCTGGCCATCCTGGAGAAATGTGGAGCGATTCCTCAGATAAAGTCGGCCGACTTCTCCGTGGGCGAGGGAACGGTTGCTGCTGGCTACCAAAACTTCATCATTTGCATAGAGATGTTCTTTGCTGCTGTGGCTTTGCGTCACGCCTTCACTTATAAGGTCTACATGGACAAAAGACTGGACTCGTATG GTCACTGCGCCCCAATGAAGAGCATCTCCAGCAGCCTGAAGGAGACCATGAACCCAGGGGACATGGTCCAGGATGCCATCCATAACTTCTCCCCAGCTTATCAGCAGTACACTCAGCAGTCCACGCTGGAGCGAAGCGGGGGGCCATCTCTGTCCCGCAGCCACAGCAACCTCAGCGCCTGCGGAGACAACGAGAAAACCCTCCTACTGAGCTCTGACGATGAGTTCTGA
- the LOC107376304 gene encoding transmembrane protein 184B isoform X1, with the protein MNQLWWRVKRLSERSGSDSPSGSLVTMAPHGSNSSLAPVDPVVRPEEPIFLMTSTAQTISGFFVWTALLITCHQIYMHLHYYSSPNEQRHIVRILFIVPIYAFDSWLSLLFFTNEEYYVYFDTVRDCYEAFVIYNFLSLCYEYLGGESAIMAEIRGKAIESSCLYGTCCLWGKTYSIGFLRFCKQATLQFCVVKPLMAMITVILQACGKYRDGDFNVASGYLYVTIIYNISVSLSLYALFLFYFATRELLVPYNPVLKFFMVKSVIFLSFWQGMLLAILEKCGAIPQIKSADFSVGEGTVAAGYQNFIICIEMFFAAVALRHAFTYKVYMDKRLDSYGSFPLYGQYGHCAPMKSISSSLKETMNPGDMVQDAIHNFSPAYQQYTQQSTLERSGGPSLSRSHSNLSACGDNEKTLLLSSDDEF; encoded by the exons ATGAATCAGCTTTGGTGGCGAGTCAAGCGCCTCTCGGAGAGGTCAGGGAGCGACTCTCCCAGCGGGTCCCTGGTCACCATGGCCCCACACGGGTCCAACTCCTCCTTGGCACCGGTCGACCCGGTGGTCAGGCCAGAGGAGCCCATATTCCTCATGACATCCACTGCCCAAACGATCTCTGGGTTTTTTGTTTGGACTGCCCTTCTGATCACCTGTCACCAG ATCTACATGCACCTCCATTACTACAGCTCTCCCAACGAGCAGAGGCACATCGTCAGGATCCTCTTCATAGTCCCCATCTATGCCTTCGACTCCTGGCTCAGCCTCCTCTTCTTCACCAACGAGGAGTACTACGTGTACTTTGACACAGTTCGAGACTGCTACGAAG CCTTTGTCATCTACAACTTCCTGAGTCTGTGTTACGAGTATCTGGGAGGAGAGAGCGCCATCATGGCGGAAATCCGAGGGAAAGCCATCGA ATCGAGCTGCTTGTATGGAACCTGTTGTCTGTGGGGAAAGACCTACTCCATCGGCTTTCTCAGGTTTTGCAAACAG GCcaccctccagttctgtgtggtCAAACCTCTGATGGCGATGATCACCGTCATTCTTCAGGCCTGTGGGAAGTACAGAGACGGAGACTTTAA CGTGGCTAGCGGCTACCTGTATGTCACCATCATCTACAACATCTCTGTCAGCTTGTCGCTCTACGCTCTCTTCCTCTTCTACTTTGCTACACGAGAGCTGCTCGTCCCGTACAACCCTGTACTCAAGTTCTTCATGGTCAAGTCGGTCATCTTTCTTTCCTTCTGGCAGG GGATGCTGCTGGCCATCCTGGAGAAATGTGGAGCGATTCCTCAGATAAAGTCGGCCGACTTCTCCGTGGGCGAGGGAACGGTTGCTGCTGGCTACCAAAACTTCATCATTTGCATAGAGATGTTCTTTGCTGCTGTGGCTTTGCGTCACGCCTTCACTTATAAGGTCTACATGGACAAAAGACTGGACTCGTATG GCTCATTTCCTCTCTATGGTCAATACG GTCACTGCGCCCCAATGAAGAGCATCTCCAGCAGCCTGAAGGAGACCATGAACCCAGGGGACATGGTCCAGGATGCCATCCATAACTTCTCCCCAGCTTATCAGCAGTACACTCAGCAGTCCACGCTGGAGCGAAGCGGGGGGCCATCTCTGTCCCGCAGCCACAGCAACCTCAGCGCCTGCGGAGACAACGAGAAAACCCTCCTACTGAGCTCTGACGATGAGTTCTGA